A stretch of Aspergillus nidulans FGSC A4 chromosome VI DNA encodes these proteins:
- a CDS encoding SelT/SelW/SelH family protein (transcript_id=CADANIAT00010371): MTEPTAPIETNPPTQSPEAKYSKPRITIQYCTQCKWMLRAAYFAQELLSTFNTDIGEIALIPRTGGIFTVTIFPSISASTSTTSDSQSNYESESHFSKEGTILWDRKRDGGFPEVKELKSRVRNVIDPGRDLGHTDRALKKGANASSSTPATAITGTSTDATATPASLSARAKIVDETAGGAERKSDKEVCEDCL, translated from the exons ATGACTGAACCAACCGCCCCCATCGAAACAAACCCACCAACTCAGTCTCCAGAAGCAAAATATTCCAAACCCAGAATAACAATTCAGTACTGCACGCAGTGCAAATGGATGTTGAGAGCTGCTTAT TTTGCCCAAGAACTCCTCTCTACTTTCAACACAGACATTGGCGAGATTGCGCTGATTCCACGCACAGGGGGGATATTCACTGTGACCATCTTCCCTTCTATatccgccagcaccagcacaaCATCAGATTCGCAGTCCAACTATGAGTCTGAGTCCCACTTCAGCAAAGAGGGCACGATCCTTTGGGATCGGAAGAGAGATGGCGGATTTCCCG AAGTAAAAGAACTCAAGTCCCGCGTCCGCAATGTCATTGATCCTGGACGGGACTTGGGACATACTGATCGAGCGTTGAAGAAGGGGGCTAATGCCTCTAGCTCTACCCCTGCCACTGCTATTACTGGTACAAGTACAGATGCTACAGCTACACCCGCGTCGTTATCGGCGCGTGCCAAGATTGTCGATGAGACTGCTGGCGGGGCGGAGAGGAAATCTGATAAGGAAGTTTGTGAGGATTGTCTGTAA